The DNA window TTTCGACGAAGTGGACGCGGGAATCGGCGGCGCGGTTGCCCAGGTGGTTGGCCGCAAACTGAAACAACTCTCGCGCTTTCATCAGATTTTGTGTGTCACGCACCTGGCGCAGATCGCGGCGTTCGCGGACCGTCATCTCACCGTCGAAAAAGAAGAGCGGCGCGGTTCGACCCGCAGCCGTGTGGCGGTTCTGGAACCCGGCGATCGCACCGAGGAGATCGCGCGCATGCTCGGCGGCGAAGTATCCGACAAATTTCGCCGCGCCGCCCGCGAACTGCTCGATCGCGCCCGGGAATGACGCGTGCTTGGCGCCGATTCGCCGCCATGATGAAACCGATCTCCAATTACCAGCGCGGACCCGGTCGGTTGACTCCACGGACGGTATCCGGTTAGCTGAAAAATCTCGCCCGCGGTGGGGCTGTAGCTCAGTTTGGGAGAGCGCCTGAATGGCATTCAGGAGGTCGCGCGTTCGATCCGCGTCAGCTCCACCAATTAAATCAAGCACTTAAACGCTTTCGCGACAAACGCGGATAATCAAAAGGCGGCAGATAGGTGGCAAGCCCGCCCCAGGGTGGCGCGATACTTTGCAACCTTCGACCGAAGGCTTGAGCTAGAGCGAGAATGGAGACAGATTGAAAAAATATTTGAAATTCCGCTGGACAGAAAATTAGGTCGCGGGCAGCCGTTGAGAGTGGGAGATGACTGATTAATGCCGAACAAGCCGCAAATGCTCGAAGGCTACCGGGTGCTGGATTTCACGCAGTTCGTCGCGGGGCCGACCTGCACGCGAATTCTCGCTGAGATGGGCGCTGAAGTGATCAAGGTCGAACTCGCGCCTGACGGCGATCGCATCCGCGCCGACGGGCTCAAGTCGCGAGCGCCTGAATTCAAGAACTCGAGCCATAGCACCTATTATCTGCAGCACAACCACTCAAAGCTAAGTTTTGCGATCGATCTCAAAAAGCCCGGAGCGCGCGAGATCGTGATGTCGATGATTCCGCAGGTCGATGTGGTAGTTGAAAATTTCGCGCCGCGCGTGATCGACCGGCTCGGATTTGCCTACAAGGACATCAAGGCGGTCAATCCGAAAATCATCATGTGCTCGATTTCGATGGCGGGGCAGACCGGACCGCTGTCGGTCAAGCCCGGCTACGATTTTATCGGCCAGGCATATGCGGGAGTTACCGACGGCATCGGGCAGGCCGATGGGCCACCCGCGCTGACGACGATGGCAATCGGCGACGTTTCAACCGGCGTCGCCGCCGCGATGGCTGTCGGCTTCGCGCTGTTGCATCGCGAGCGCACGGGACAAGGCCAGTATCTCGACGCGTCGCTGCTCGATACCTACTTCCACATGCACGAGAAGAGCGTGCCTATCGTGTCACTGCGCGGCGACAAATTTCGTCCGACGCGAACCGGCTCGTTGCATCCCGACGGCGGCACCACCGGCATTTTTCATTTCCGGGGCGACCAATACATTCTGATTACCTCGACGCCGCATCAATGGCCGCAGCTGGTGCGCGCGCTCGGGATGCCTGAATTGGCCGCCGACCCGCGCTTCAAGGATGCCCGCGGGCGTCGCGACAACAAGGAACAACTGAGAGACGTGATCGAGAAGTGGCTCACACGCTTTCCGGCCCGCGACGACGCGATCGCCGCGCTGGATGCTGAGCGCGTGCCGTGCGCTCCGGTGCTGACGGTCAACGAAGCCATAAAGCATCCGCATCTCAACGAGCGCAAGACGGTTCGCTGGGTCGAGGATCCGATCCTGGGCAAGGTCGCGATTCCGGGTGTGCCGGTGAAGTTTTCGGCATGGCCGGACCGGACAGAAGTGCGTTCGTCGAGGCTCGGCGAGGACAACGAGCGAGTTCTGCGCGAACTGCTTAAGATGCCGGCGGGCGAGATTCGCAAGCTCTATGCGCAAGGGATCCTGGTCCGCGATCCGACGCTCGAAAGCAACGCGTCGTAGCTCGGAAGAATTCCGGGCGTAGGTGCGACTCGAAAAAGATTTGCAGCGATCAATTCATGCAAAGCTCTCCGATCGACTACATGCGTTCCAGAACGATGACCGGGATCTGACGGGTGGTGTTCTTCTGGTAGTCAACGAAGGCGGGCATCGCTTTGGCCTGGGCGTTGAACAGCCGCTCGCGCTCGGAGCCAGTGGTAATGACAGCCCTGGCCTGGAAGCGTTCGACCCCCAGCTCGATTGTCGGGGCAGGATGAGCCTTGAGGTTGTGGTACCAGGCGGGATGTTTCGGCGCTCCGGCCTTCGACGCGATTATAACGATTCGATCGCTGTCCTTGGTGTACACCAGCGGAGTGGTAGTGGGACGGCCGCTCTTGGCGCCGGTCGTAGTCAGCAGAAGCAGCGGCGCGCCCACGAACGGGCCGCTGAGCACCTTGCCGCCGTTGGCGCGAAACTCTTCGATCAGTTTATCGTTGAATTCGCGCAATGCTTGCTCGTTGAACTCCGCCACGGTGTGTCTCCTCTTTTCAGGAAAGTTGTGCCTGATCGTGAACCCGGTCCGGCAGCCTATGCCTGAGTTTAATCTCGGGGCATTTGTTGTTCCACGGGGGGCGCTGGTTCGGCGGCGGGGCGGTTTGACAGCCTAACAGGCGTTAGATAGATTTTTCGGCGAGTCAGTGCGAAGCGTTTCGAAAACTTCAGCGGCGCGCGCCAGCGCCAGGATGGTTGGCCTGCGACGGCCCACCGACACGCGTGAGCGCGTGCTGCAAGCGGCGCAGGCGCTGTTCGCCGAGCGCGGCTATCGCGGCACCAGCCTGCGAGACATCGCCAAACGAATCGGGGTCAAGGCGCCGTCGCTGTTGCATCATTTTCCGTCCAAGCAGCAGCTCTACCTCGCGGTGCTGGACCAGATGTTCGAGAGTCTGGACGACGCGGCCAACGCGATCGTCTGGAAGCAGGAAAGCCGGCAGGAGCGGATGCGCCAGGCGCTCGGGCACACGGTTGACTTTATCGCCAGCCACCGCGATTTCGTGCGAATCATGTGGAAGGAGATGGCCGACGAAAGCGGGGCCGGGCGGCAAGTGCTCAAACGGCGCCTGCCGCCGCTGTTTTCCAGCGCGGTCACTTTTATTTTCCGCGGCCAGCGCGACGGCGAATTCCGCACCGCAGTCGATCCGCTGCATTTCATGTGGGGGCTCAACGCGATCACGATCGGCTACTTCACGATCGCGTCGATGATCCGGCGGCTGTGGGATATAGACCTGCTCGAGCCTGCGATGATTGAGCGGCGCAAGCGCGAACTGATCGACCTGGTCGAGCGGACGCTTTTCACTCTTGATGGCGCCCAGCGGCCGATCGAGTCAGCAGATTCGCGCGCGCGCGGCACGCGCCTGGAGCTTGAATCGGCGAAAAACGGAAGGAGAAAATCGCGCTTATGAAACTGGGAACCTTTTATGAGCATCAGTTGCCGCGTCCATGGAAGGAGGGCTCGGAGCTCAAGCTCTTCCAGGACGCGCTCGATCAAGTCGAACTGGCGGACCGGCTCGGCATCGACCATATGTGGGAAGTGGAGCATCACTTCCTCGAGGAGTACGCGCATTCGTCGGCGCCCGAAATTTTTCTGGCCGCGGCGAGTCAGCGCACCAGGCAGATTCGGCTCGGTCACGGGATCGTGTTGCTGCCGCCGGGCTACAACCATCCGGCGCGGGTCGCGGAGCGGATCGCGACGCTCGATCTGGTCAGCGGCGGGCGGGTCGAGTTCGGCACCGGTGAATCGTCGGCGGAGCTGGAGCTGGGCGGCTTTTGCATCCCGCGCGCGGACAAGCGCGCGATGTGGCAGGAGTCGCTGGGTGCGATCGCGCGAATGTTTGTCGAGGTTCCGTTTCTTGGCCATGAGGGCAAGTACTTCAAGATGCCGGTGCGCAACGTGGTGCCCAAGCCGGTGCAGAAACCGCATCCGCCGCTGTGGGTCGCGTGCTCGCGGCGCGAGACGATTCATCTGGCGGCGAAGCTTGGAATCGGCGCGCTGACGTTCGCGTTCGTATCGCCGGAAGAGGCGCGCGAGTGGGTCACCGACTATTACACGACGCTCGAGCATGAGTGCGAGCCGATCGGATACGCGGTCAACGCGAACATCGCGATCGTCACCGGCTTCATGTGCGACAACGACGCCGAGCGGGCGCGCAAGATGGGCGAAGAGGGGCTGAAGTTTTTCGGCTACGCGCTCGGCCATCATTATGCGTTCGGGCAGCACGAGCCGGGCAAGACGAACATCTGGAACAATTTCAAAACCAGCCCGATCAGTGTGCCGGGCATGGACGGGGCGAACTCATGCGTCGGATCGCCCGACCAGATTCGCACGCGGCTGGGCGAATTCGAGCAAGCCGGCGTTGACCAGGTCGTGTTCATCTCGCAGGCGGGCAACAACAAGCACGAGGACATCTGCTCGTCGCTCAGCCTGTTCGCCGAAAAGGTCATGCCCGAGTTCAAGGAGCGCGAACAAAAACGCGCCAAGCAGAAGGCCGAGCGGATCGCCCCGATCCTGGAGAAGGCGATGAAGCGCAAACCCGAGCCGAAAATTCCCAAGAGCGACGGACCCGTCGTGGTGCAGGCCGGGATGCTCGTGTAAGCGCGACGGCGCCGTCAATCCTTGACCGGCGCTGTCGGCGCGGGTCCGACGCGGGTGAACTTTACCGGGAATCCGGCGCAGTCATTCGGATTGACGAGTTCTTCGCGGAAATTGCTCGCGTCATTGACGACAATTCGCGCCTTCACCCATCGCGCCTGCTGGAATCCATGCTCGGCGCATATCTGATCGGCGACCACGATGGTCGGTACCTGTTGATCAAGTGTGCCGCGCCACACGGCTTGGCCCGGCGGGATATTTTTGTTGCCGTCAACCATGGTCGCGACGTAATTGCGGCCGCGTAACATCGGGTCCAAACCGATAACCACTCGAACTGGTCCGCCCGGATAGGTGGCCATCCAGTTTCCGTTCAGCAGCCTCGCCACGTTCATCGGCGGCGCGGGCGGCTGCACGGGCGCGGGCGGAAGCGTCGGCATCGACGGCCCCGCAGATTGTTGGAACGACTGCGAATTGCAAGCGGCGGTCGCGCATGCGAGCAGAATCGTCAGCGCTGCAAGGGCAACGCGGCGCGCGCTCGCCGGCGACGGACTCGCGGCATTCAACCTTCGTGAGCAGTGGCAATTGATGCTCGGGCGCGGCATAGGTTCCTCCAGCGGATGGATGGTCAAGTATAGACTGAGCTGCGGCGCAGAACAGCAGAGTCACTTTTCCCGCGGCGCGTCAATATCGATGAGTTAGCGGTTGACTGTCACAGCGGGCTGCTGATGACTGCTTGATAAGCGGATGCCTGTCGTTTGAGCAGGCACGTTGCATTTTTCATCAATACTCACACGATTTTGAAGTGGCACTTTTCCTGCTTTA is part of the Candidatus Binatus sp. genome and encodes:
- a CDS encoding CoA transferase, with the protein product MPNKPQMLEGYRVLDFTQFVAGPTCTRILAEMGAEVIKVELAPDGDRIRADGLKSRAPEFKNSSHSTYYLQHNHSKLSFAIDLKKPGAREIVMSMIPQVDVVVENFAPRVIDRLGFAYKDIKAVNPKIIMCSISMAGQTGPLSVKPGYDFIGQAYAGVTDGIGQADGPPALTTMAIGDVSTGVAAAMAVGFALLHRERTGQGQYLDASLLDTYFHMHEKSVPIVSLRGDKFRPTRTGSLHPDGGTTGIFHFRGDQYILITSTPHQWPQLVRALGMPELAADPRFKDARGRRDNKEQLRDVIEKWLTRFPARDDAIAALDAERVPCAPVLTVNEAIKHPHLNERKTVRWVEDPILGKVAIPGVPVKFSAWPDRTEVRSSRLGEDNERVLRELLKMPAGEIRKLYAQGILVRDPTLESNAS
- a CDS encoding nitroreductase family deazaflavin-dependent oxidoreductase, producing the protein MAEFNEQALREFNDKLIEEFRANGGKVLSGPFVGAPLLLLTTTGAKSGRPTTTPLVYTKDSDRIVIIASKAGAPKHPAWYHNLKAHPAPTIELGVERFQARAVITTGSERERLFNAQAKAMPAFVDYQKNTTRQIPVIVLERM
- a CDS encoding TetR/AcrR family transcriptional regulator, which translates into the protein MRSVSKTSAARASARMVGLRRPTDTRERVLQAAQALFAERGYRGTSLRDIAKRIGVKAPSLLHHFPSKQQLYLAVLDQMFESLDDAANAIVWKQESRQERMRQALGHTVDFIASHRDFVRIMWKEMADESGAGRQVLKRRLPPLFSSAVTFIFRGQRDGEFRTAVDPLHFMWGLNAITIGYFTIASMIRRLWDIDLLEPAMIERRKRELIDLVERTLFTLDGAQRPIESADSRARGTRLELESAKNGRRKSRL
- a CDS encoding LLM class flavin-dependent oxidoreductase, with protein sequence MKLGTFYEHQLPRPWKEGSELKLFQDALDQVELADRLGIDHMWEVEHHFLEEYAHSSAPEIFLAAASQRTRQIRLGHGIVLLPPGYNHPARVAERIATLDLVSGGRVEFGTGESSAELELGGFCIPRADKRAMWQESLGAIARMFVEVPFLGHEGKYFKMPVRNVVPKPVQKPHPPLWVACSRRETIHLAAKLGIGALTFAFVSPEEAREWVTDYYTTLEHECEPIGYAVNANIAIVTGFMCDNDAERARKMGEEGLKFFGYALGHHYAFGQHEPGKTNIWNNFKTSPISVPGMDGANSCVGSPDQIRTRLGEFEQAGVDQVVFISQAGNNKHEDICSSLSLFAEKVMPEFKEREQKRAKQKAERIAPILEKAMKRKPEPKIPKSDGPVVVQAGMLV